One window of the Synechococcus sp. CC9311 genome contains the following:
- the coaD gene encoding pantetheine-phosphate adenylyltransferase: MRALYPGSFDPLTLGHLDLIERGCSLFGEVVVAVLQNPGKSPAFSLDQRLEQITQATSHLQGVTVTSFNGLTVNCAREHHAQLILRGLRAMSDFEYELQIAHTNRSLDSEFETIFLSTAAHYSFLSSSVVKEVARFGGRVEHMVPAVVAEDLKRFFNSAL; this comes from the coding sequence ATGCGCGCTCTCTACCCGGGCAGTTTTGATCCACTCACCCTTGGTCATCTCGATTTAATCGAGCGTGGTTGCTCCTTATTCGGAGAAGTGGTTGTTGCTGTTCTCCAGAACCCAGGTAAGTCTCCAGCTTTCAGCCTTGATCAACGGTTGGAGCAAATCACTCAGGCCACCTCCCATTTGCAAGGGGTCACGGTGACCAGCTTCAACGGCCTAACCGTGAACTGCGCTCGAGAACACCATGCTCAGTTGATCCTGCGTGGATTACGAGCGATGAGTGATTTTGAATACGAACTCCAGATTGCCCATACCAATCGATCTTTGGACTCAGAATTTGAGACGATTTTTCTCAGTACTGCAGCCCACTACAGCTTTTTGAGCAGTTCCGTTGTGAAAGAAGTGGCTCGATTTGGTGGACGTGTGGAACATATGGTTCCGGCGGTGGTGGCGGAAGACCTCAAGAGGTTCTTTAATTCGGCTTTATAA
- the dacB gene encoding D-alanyl-D-alanine carboxypeptidase/D-alanyl-D-alanine-endopeptidase produces the protein MKAALLVLTLASSTAASIPARAEQPPLLTLPPPPSDQPLPDLQQRGRSCAPLQQALNRLLAPIARSWSVSVVNSNGDLLGDVNGAMARIPASNQKLISTAFALDRLGPDFRLRTQLVQRADGTLELKGQGDPDLGIAGLQRFAMAAMGQGGARGASAGSVNLMVQEEPRQNWWPNDWHPSDRAYAYGAPITRLALTSNALGGAVSDPYRRLETLFKKEVKRRGGSIQVQQVQPIRDSQQPQQSDDQIVLHEETSAPMHALMSLANTESHNFTAEVLLRQAADQWDVRAASAAAHRWMQQQGISVEGLRVADGSGLSRNNRVSSQTIAALLMRMDQHPYASYYQASMAIAGQRGTLRNYFIGSPIQGKFWGKTGTIRGVRSISGILQTNDGPRYLSMISNGASRPNATIGQILRTVYSLSPCPSSI, from the coding sequence ATGAAAGCAGCTCTCCTTGTCCTAACCCTGGCGTCAAGCACTGCAGCCTCAATCCCCGCTAGGGCCGAGCAGCCTCCGCTGCTAACCCTTCCACCACCGCCGTCCGACCAGCCTCTTCCCGATCTCCAGCAGAGAGGACGCTCCTGTGCACCTCTGCAGCAAGCTCTGAATCGCTTGCTCGCTCCCATTGCCAGGTCTTGGAGCGTTTCAGTGGTAAACAGCAATGGTGATTTGCTTGGTGACGTGAATGGTGCGATGGCACGCATTCCAGCCTCTAACCAAAAACTCATCAGTACGGCCTTCGCCCTCGACCGATTAGGCCCAGATTTCCGCTTGCGTACTCAGTTAGTCCAACGGGCTGATGGCACCCTTGAGCTCAAGGGGCAAGGAGATCCTGATCTTGGAATTGCTGGTTTACAGCGTTTTGCCATGGCCGCTATGGGACAGGGAGGAGCACGGGGAGCCTCGGCTGGTTCCGTGAATTTGATGGTGCAGGAAGAACCTCGCCAAAATTGGTGGCCAAACGATTGGCACCCCTCAGATCGCGCCTATGCCTATGGAGCCCCAATCACTCGCCTCGCCCTAACCAGTAACGCTCTGGGAGGTGCTGTGAGCGATCCCTACAGGCGGTTAGAGACGTTGTTCAAGAAAGAGGTTAAACGTCGCGGCGGATCCATCCAGGTTCAACAAGTGCAACCGATTCGCGACAGCCAACAGCCACAACAAAGCGACGATCAAATCGTGCTGCATGAAGAGACCTCTGCTCCGATGCATGCCTTGATGAGCCTTGCCAACACTGAAAGTCATAACTTCACGGCAGAAGTCTTGCTGAGACAAGCTGCTGACCAATGGGATGTGAGAGCGGCATCTGCGGCGGCACATCGTTGGATGCAACAACAAGGGATCTCCGTGGAGGGGCTCAGGGTTGCAGACGGCAGTGGGCTTTCGCGCAACAACCGTGTGTCAAGTCAGACCATCGCTGCGTTGTTGATGCGGATGGATCAACACCCTTACGCCTCTTACTACCAAGCCTCGATGGCGATTGCTGGACAGAGAGGAACACTGCGCAATTACTTCATCGGCTCACCGATCCAAGGCAAATTTTGGGGGAAAACAGGAACGATCCGAGGGGTGCGCTCGATTTCAGGAATTCTCCAAACGAACGACGGGCCGCGCTACTTGAGCATGATCTCAAATGGTGCGAGCCGACCCAACGCAACGATCGGCCAGATCTTGAGGACCGTGTACAGCCTCAGCCCGTGCCCTTCATCGATCTAA
- a CDS encoding DUF4330 domain-containing protein, whose translation MALRDRLRGVSVLDVTAGLIGLMAVGGVLWSPKLSNTFAKANGSVKTVQIMVDVRRVSAADPDALVQEALSSGRASIIIRNQPSGSVKLIRVDDINRVLAAVQPDGSVVTAPDPNRATVGTLNARFVLQGDATVSKSGVVLAGTKLKVGTPVELEGALYRLNGTVSGVKVQ comes from the coding sequence ATGGCATTAAGAGACCGATTACGAGGGGTGTCAGTTCTCGATGTCACTGCTGGACTGATTGGTCTCATGGCCGTTGGTGGGGTGCTTTGGAGTCCCAAACTCTCTAATACGTTTGCAAAAGCGAACGGTTCGGTAAAAACCGTTCAGATCATGGTCGACGTCCGTCGTGTGAGTGCAGCAGACCCTGACGCATTGGTCCAGGAAGCACTTTCTTCAGGACGGGCGAGCATCATCATTCGGAATCAGCCCTCCGGAAGCGTCAAGTTGATTCGCGTCGACGACATCAACCGTGTGCTAGCGGCGGTTCAACCCGATGGATCAGTCGTGACGGCACCCGATCCAAACAGAGCAACTGTTGGCACATTGAATGCTCGCTTTGTACTTCAAGGTGATGCAACGGTGTCAAAATCCGGGGTGGTTCTCGCCGGAACCAAGTTGAAAGTCGGCACACCCGTAGAACTTGAAGGTGCGCTTTACCGCCTGAATGGAACGGTAAGTGGTGTGAAGGTGCAATGA
- a CDS encoding DUF1995 family protein, producing MSLSVTLPADLVQAESMTLASLKKALSDRQQRRWTVTWRFEGLRVLKPALRLAKALEDAGHDVVLGWPDAGSAALAQRESSELATHCFALKDLMLSEDPEITGRLLLAIGPQPSDYEMVEQICKSWQGTVVLLNGKLEDAGVGIGSVARARRKGFLSIWRSAFHLEPLAEGALLQTEVEMWHLFKADPDGYRFLGTMPSKPDAEAIDMALNGESDSLGRQLGAVDRFIEDLSS from the coding sequence TTGAGTTTGTCCGTCACCCTTCCTGCCGATCTTGTACAGGCCGAGTCGATGACCCTCGCCTCCCTCAAGAAAGCACTGAGCGATCGTCAGCAACGACGCTGGACCGTGACCTGGCGCTTCGAAGGCCTAAGGGTTTTAAAACCAGCTTTGCGACTAGCCAAAGCATTGGAGGATGCAGGACACGACGTGGTGTTGGGCTGGCCTGATGCAGGGTCAGCGGCCCTGGCTCAGCGAGAAAGCAGCGAACTGGCGACTCACTGCTTTGCCCTCAAGGATCTAATGCTTTCCGAGGATCCCGAAATCACAGGTCGATTGCTCTTGGCCATTGGGCCGCAACCAAGTGATTACGAGATGGTCGAACAGATCTGCAAAAGCTGGCAGGGAACGGTGGTTCTTCTCAATGGAAAGCTTGAAGACGCTGGTGTGGGTATAGGCAGTGTCGCTAGGGCCAGACGCAAAGGGTTTCTCTCGATATGGCGGTCTGCTTTCCACTTAGAACCGCTGGCTGAAGGGGCACTCCTGCAAACCGAAGTGGAGATGTGGCATCTGTTTAAAGCGGATCCTGATGGTTATCGGTTCTTGGGAACGATGCCCTCAAAACCAGACGCAGAGGCCATTGACATGGCACTCAATGGTGAAAGTGACAGTCTTGGACGCCAATTAGGGGCAGTCGACCGTTTCATCGAGGATCTAAGTAGTTGA
- a CDS encoding cysteine desulfurase family protein yields the protein MTGPEHPYFYLDGCATAPLRESVISCMIRAQQESWGNPSSLHRIGCDAAESLERARLSISNSLGADRSDILFCSGATESAHLALIGLAKTQSPGRLVISSVEHPAVAAAAQQLVACGWTIEEWPVDAFGKIQMEHLDRLLQAPTKIVSLIWGQSEVGTLQPIQVVGEACRSKRIPFHTDATQVLSQGCPNWNELPVDLLTASAHKCGGPRGIGLLLFRQEIAERIQPLFAGGEQENGLRAGTECPVLAQGMAAAFRDIASCQANQIELSGSGIASVRDALLALLCQNDAIRLNGHPTERLPHHLSMLVSDRHGQPMSGRALVRALDREGIAASSGSACSSGRDSDSPILKAMGVDPLWRRSGLRLSLGYWINPATLTEINDRIQNAIDRMNHNLA from the coding sequence ATGACAGGCCCTGAACACCCCTACTTTTATCTGGATGGGTGTGCCACCGCTCCCCTAAGAGAGAGCGTGATCTCTTGCATGATCAGGGCGCAACAGGAGAGTTGGGGCAATCCTTCAAGCCTTCATCGCATCGGCTGTGATGCTGCTGAGTCACTCGAACGTGCGCGCCTTTCCATCAGCAACAGCCTGGGAGCTGACCGATCAGACATCTTGTTCTGCTCTGGTGCCACTGAGTCAGCCCATCTAGCCCTGATTGGACTCGCCAAAACCCAGTCACCAGGCAGATTGGTGATCTCTTCTGTAGAACACCCTGCTGTTGCGGCAGCTGCTCAGCAATTGGTTGCATGCGGATGGACGATTGAAGAATGGCCCGTGGATGCCTTTGGAAAGATCCAAATGGAACATCTGGATCGATTACTGCAAGCTCCAACCAAAATCGTCTCCTTGATCTGGGGTCAGAGTGAAGTCGGAACGCTTCAACCGATCCAGGTCGTGGGAGAGGCATGTCGTTCGAAGCGCATTCCGTTTCACACCGATGCCACCCAAGTCTTGAGCCAGGGTTGCCCGAATTGGAATGAGCTTCCAGTTGATCTCCTAACGGCCTCAGCACACAAGTGTGGCGGTCCAAGAGGCATCGGTTTGTTGCTCTTCAGACAGGAGATCGCTGAACGGATCCAGCCCTTATTTGCCGGCGGCGAACAGGAGAATGGCCTGCGAGCCGGCACCGAATGCCCGGTCTTAGCTCAAGGAATGGCTGCAGCATTCCGTGACATCGCTTCTTGTCAGGCGAATCAAATCGAATTATCAGGATCAGGGATCGCTTCCGTGCGCGATGCCTTGTTAGCCCTGCTTTGCCAAAACGATGCAATCCGTCTCAATGGGCATCCCACGGAACGTCTACCGCACCATCTCTCAATGCTGGTCTCCGATCGCCACGGTCAACCGATGTCGGGTCGTGCCTTGGTACGAGCCCTGGATCGTGAAGGAATCGCAGCCAGTAGTGGGAGTGCATGCTCCTCCGGCCGAGATAGTGACAGCCCCATCCTTAAAGCGATGGGCGTGGATCCCTTATGGAGGCGATCGGGGCTTCGGCTCAGTCTTGGCTACTGGATTAACCCTGCAACCTTGACTGAAATCAACGATCGGATTCAAAACGCCATTGATCGCATGAACCACAATCTCGCCTGA
- the dapF gene encoding diaminopimelate epimerase, producing MLQFSKYQGLGNDFVLLEGRAGQLPLNIAEPDPNWVRQLCDRRFGIGGDGLILALPPEHGEELRMRIFNADGSEAEMCGNGIRCLARFLADSDGDQPGRTWRTETMAGVIVPELCEDGQIRVDMGKPFLNSDQVPTNLPQGRSGLPQGEIDLQGSTLQLAAVGMGNPHVVVPVQDLKSIPFDAWGSALEVDSLFPAKTNVHFLEVIDQHTLEIRVWERGAGPTLACGTGACATLVAASLLGLSESEATVKLPGGPLEISWPDPKGSVFMTGPAVSVFDGVLNPELLPQPGPEQLTTAAAVGRSTLSGADASTPSTQAENSLDCANDCKDNCNQPDDCLRDEAQAQVQEFLSSTSLDAMINLAGDSLEKRTLSRFKRDDRP from the coding sequence ATGTTGCAATTCAGCAAGTATCAGGGTTTAGGCAATGACTTCGTACTGTTGGAAGGTCGTGCTGGGCAACTTCCCCTCAACATCGCAGAACCAGATCCAAATTGGGTGCGCCAGCTCTGTGATCGGCGCTTTGGGATCGGAGGCGATGGCTTGATTTTGGCCCTGCCTCCAGAGCATGGCGAAGAACTGAGGATGCGGATTTTCAATGCGGATGGAAGCGAAGCAGAGATGTGTGGCAATGGCATTCGCTGCTTAGCCCGTTTTCTGGCTGATAGCGATGGTGATCAGCCAGGACGGACCTGGAGAACGGAAACCATGGCAGGCGTCATCGTCCCTGAACTGTGTGAAGACGGACAGATACGAGTTGATATGGGGAAGCCATTCCTTAATTCCGACCAAGTTCCGACAAATCTTCCGCAAGGACGGTCTGGACTTCCACAAGGAGAGATCGATCTCCAGGGCAGCACCCTTCAGCTTGCGGCTGTCGGGATGGGCAATCCTCATGTGGTTGTGCCCGTGCAAGACCTCAAATCCATTCCCTTTGACGCATGGGGATCGGCGCTGGAGGTCGATTCTTTGTTTCCAGCCAAAACCAATGTTCACTTCCTAGAAGTGATCGATCAGCACACCCTTGAGATCCGTGTATGGGAGCGTGGAGCGGGTCCAACCCTGGCTTGTGGTACGGGTGCCTGCGCCACACTCGTGGCCGCATCTCTGCTCGGTTTATCGGAATCAGAGGCCACGGTGAAACTTCCAGGCGGACCACTCGAGATCAGCTGGCCTGATCCCAAGGGCTCCGTTTTTATGACCGGACCCGCCGTATCAGTTTTTGATGGAGTTCTAAATCCTGAATTACTGCCACAGCCAGGACCAGAACAGCTCACTACAGCGGCAGCTGTTGGACGATCAACGCTATCTGGCGCTGATGCCTCCACGCCATCAACGCAGGCCGAGAACAGCTTGGACTGTGCGAACGATTGCAAAGACAACTGCAATCAACCTGACGATTGCTTACGCGATGAAGCACAAGCGCAGGTCCAAGAATTTTTGTCGTCAACATCTCTTGACGCCATGATCAACCTTGCTGGCGATTCCCTCGAAAAGCGAACCCTGTCCCGCTTTAAGCGCGATGACAGGCCCTGA
- a CDS encoding DUF1651 domain-containing protein has product MDGWLQDSQKYWSVRFYSDPNIINDDARVLVDHGREMPYGQPALLLSRRYMRYEDAVSLWKHLLRGGWEETNAIW; this is encoded by the coding sequence ATGGACGGATGGCTTCAGGACTCTCAAAAGTATTGGTCAGTGAGATTTTATAGTGACCCAAACATCATAAATGACGATGCACGCGTTCTTGTGGATCATGGTCGAGAGATGCCCTATGGACAGCCTGCTCTTCTTTTGTCACGCCGATATATGAGGTACGAGGACGCTGTAAGTCTCTGGAAACATCTTTTACGTGGTGGTTGGGAAGAGACAAATGCTATTTGGTGA
- a CDS encoding site-specific integrase, with the protein MPKTTSSNPRYITRRKGRDGWYFIRSVPPKLRGAIGCSTWRRKAGKTLGEAKRNALVFLEETDQLIREAKGQQETPDQKLLSVVPWRGLFPDDLGTITPRYQQEFPGRPEKDLEGTCKPPKTPDDLLTLATLMKSPAPSTKKEWERHLGKLMEHCQKQFITALTRDDALSYRHHLLTTTAASTTKTRLRYLSGLFNVAVDEGWINSNPIEGLTKRVRGKAVVKQVVRLDQADERWQNLPKHHQLLWHVLRWTGSHASEAAGLRWEDIDLNQGTISFKGHETRPLKNEFRQRTIPIHHKLMEILRIESELSMDHSGLIFPWAYNPNRARWAEGMHWSDIIGVSPKATRDWAASCLSTKNLNERAIRKLFGHSPSNTSISGIYGSVDLDTMRRTLDQLE; encoded by the coding sequence TTGCCTAAGACCACTTCCTCTAACCCTCGCTACATCACCCGAAGGAAAGGCAGGGATGGCTGGTATTTCATCCGATCTGTCCCTCCAAAGCTCAGAGGCGCCATCGGGTGCTCGACATGGCGACGCAAGGCGGGCAAAACACTGGGTGAGGCAAAGAGAAACGCTCTCGTGTTCCTTGAGGAGACCGATCAGCTCATCAGGGAGGCCAAAGGCCAGCAGGAAACGCCAGACCAGAAGCTTCTGTCAGTAGTGCCGTGGAGGGGCCTGTTCCCTGATGACCTAGGCACCATCACCCCTCGCTACCAACAAGAATTCCCCGGCCGACCTGAAAAAGACCTGGAGGGGACCTGCAAGCCGCCCAAGACACCTGATGACCTTCTAACCCTCGCAACCCTGATGAAGAGCCCTGCACCATCCACAAAAAAGGAGTGGGAAAGGCATTTGGGAAAGCTGATGGAGCACTGCCAAAAGCAATTCATTACGGCACTAACCAGAGATGACGCTCTGAGCTACAGGCATCACCTACTAACGACCACAGCAGCCAGCACCACCAAGACACGCCTTAGGTATCTCTCTGGCTTGTTCAATGTGGCCGTGGATGAGGGCTGGATCAACAGCAATCCGATTGAAGGCTTGACCAAAAGGGTCAGGGGCAAGGCCGTGGTGAAGCAGGTGGTGAGACTGGACCAAGCCGATGAAAGATGGCAGAACCTGCCGAAGCACCATCAACTGCTCTGGCATGTACTCAGATGGACAGGCAGTCATGCCTCAGAAGCAGCAGGACTCCGATGGGAAGACATTGACCTGAACCAGGGAACAATCAGCTTCAAGGGGCATGAGACAAGGCCCCTGAAGAACGAATTCAGACAGAGAACTATCCCGATCCATCACAAGCTGATGGAGATCCTTCGCATTGAAAGCGAGCTCTCTATGGATCACTCTGGCTTGATATTCCCTTGGGCTTACAACCCAAACAGAGCGCGTTGGGCGGAAGGAATGCATTGGAGTGACATCATCGGCGTGTCACCCAAAGCAACACGTGACTGGGCAGCATCGTGTCTGAGCACGAAGAATCTGAATGAGAGGGCCATTCGTAAGTTATTTGGCCACAGTCCAAGCAATACAAGCATCTCTGGTATCTATGGCTCAGTTGATTTGGACACGATGAGAAGAACTTTGGACCAGTTGGAATAA